In Nicotiana tabacum cultivar K326 chromosome 2, ASM71507v2, whole genome shotgun sequence, the following proteins share a genomic window:
- the LOC107808145 gene encoding FACT complex subunit SSRP1, with protein sequence MTDGHQFNNISLGGRGGTNPGQLKVQSGGILWKKQGGGKAVEVDKEDIVGLTWMKVPRTNQLGVRIKDGLYYKFTGFRDQDVASLTTYFQNTCGISPEEKQLSVSGKNWGEVDLNGNMLAFLVGSKQAFEISLADVSQTQLQGKNDVMLEFHVDDTTGANEKDSLMEISFHIPNSNTQFVGDENRPPAQVFRDKIMSMADVGAGGEEAVVTFDGIAIPTPRGRYNVELHLSFLRLQGQANDFKIQYSSVVRIFLLPKHNQPHTLVVITLDPPIRKGQTLYPHIVLQFETDNVVDLSLALSEDLLNTKYKDRLLLGYKGLIHDIFTQILRGLSGAKVTKPGKFRSSQDGYAVKSSLKAEDGLLYPLEKSFFFLPKPPTLILHEEIDYVEFERHAAGTANMHYFDLLIRLKTEQEHLFRNIQRNEYHNLFDFISSKGLKIMNLNEARATEGVPVLPDEDDAVDPHLERIKNEAGGDDSDEEDEDFVLDKDDGGSPTDDSGGDESDASDSGGEKEKPAKKPKKEVTVSKPSASRKKADDDGSKKKKQKKKKDPNAPKRAISAFMFFSQSERESVKKSFPGITFTETGKVLGERWNKLSAEEKEPYEAMARADKKRYSEQISGYKNPQSTAMDSGNESESS encoded by the exons ATGACGGACGGTCATCAGTTCAACAACATCTCTCTCGGCGGCCGTGGAGGCACC AATCCAGGGCAGCTCAAGGTTCAGTCGGGAGGTATACTATGGAAGAAACAGGGTGGTGGTAAGGCTGTGGAGGTGGACAAGGAAGACATAGTGGGCCTTACTTGGATGAAGGTTCCTCGAACTAATCAGCTGGGTGTACGGATCAAGGATGGTCTCTACTACAAATTTACTGGCTTCCGTGACCAG GATGTTGCGAGTTTGACCACCTATTTCCAGAATACTTGCGGGATATCTCCGGAGGAAAAGCAGCTATCAGTTAGTGGAAAAAATTGGGGAGAAGTTGATCTAAATG GGAATATGCTTGCTTTTCTTGTTGGTTCTAAGCAAGCATTTGAGATATCATTAGCAGATGTTTCGCAAACACAGCTTCAAGGAAAAAATGATGTCATGTTGGAGTTCCATGTAGATGATACAACTGGGGCTAATGAG AAAGACTCGCTGATGGAAATCAGCTTTCACATCCCCAACTCAAACACTCAATTTGTTGGTGATGAAAACCGACCTCCTGCTCAA GTTTTCAGGGACAAAATCATGTCGATGGCTGATGTTGGTGCCGGAGGTGAGGAAGCTGTTGTCACATTTGACGGCATTGCCATACCTACTCCAAG GGGCCGTTACAATGTTGAGCTTCATCTCTCATTCTTGCGCTTGCAAGGGCAAGCCAATGACTTTAAAATTCAATACAGCAGCGTAGTTCGTATTTTTTTGTTGCCGAAG CATAACCAACCACACACTTTAGTAGTTATCACTCTTGATCCTCCGATTAGGAAGGGGCAAACTTTGTATCCACACATTGTATTGCAG TTTGAGACAGACAATGTGGTAGATCTTTCGCTGGCTTTGAGTGAAGATCTTTTAAATACGAAATACAAAGATAGGCTGCTTCTGGGTTACAAG GGTCTTATCCATGACATCTTTACTCAAATTTTACGCGGCTTGTCTGGTGCCAAAGTCACTAAACCGGGGAAGTTCCGTAGCAGTCAAGATGGGTATGCGGTGAAGTCTTCGTTGAAAGCTGAAGATGGACTTCTCTATCCTCTTGAAAAGAGCTTCTTCTTCTTACCTAAACCACCAACTCTTATACTGCATGAGGAG ATTGATTATGTGGAGTTTGAGAGGCACGCTGCGGGCACAGCCAACATGCATTACTTTGATCTTCTCATCAGACTGAAGACTGAACAAGAACATCTTTTCCGGAATATCCAGAGAAATGAGTACCACAATCTTTTTGATTTCATCAG TTCAAAGGGTCTGAAAATAATGAACCTTAATGAAGCTCGGGCGACAGAAGGTGTTCCTGTTTTGCCTGATGAAGATGATGCTGTTGATCCACATCTTGAGCGTATTAAGAATGAAGCGGGTGGAGATGATAGTGATGAAGAG GACGAAGATTTTGTCCTTGACAAGGATGATGGTGGATCTCCTACTGATGATTCTGGAGGGGATGAATCTGATGCCAGTGATAGTGGTGGTGAAAAAGAG AAACCTGCAAAGAAGCCCAAAAAGGAGGTTACTGTGTCAAAGCCATCTGCAAGCAGGAAAAAGGCAGATGACGATGGatcgaagaagaagaaacagaaaaagaagaaggatccAAATGCTCCGAAGAGGGCAATTAGTGCGTTCATGTTCTTCTCACAGAGTGAAAGAGAG aGTGTGAAGAAAAGTTTTCCTGGAATCACCTTCACTGAGACTGGGAAGGTTCTTGGTGAAAGATGGAATAAGCTGTCAG